Genomic segment of Bacteroidota bacterium:
CATTATATATAATTTGAGGGATACTTGAAGATGCTTGTCCCCATAGCAACTGACCTTTGGCTGAATTTAAAAACTCTTGCTTCACAAATGGATTACTTCCTGCCTTTGATCCCTCGCAAAATATGATATATTTAGCTTGATAATTATTATATATTTTGTCATTCACATTTAGCTTTTCATAATCTATTCTTTCAACCAATAACTCACTATTTTTTTTGCAATATTCCAAGGTTGTATTTACATATAAATTACTATCCAAATAACCTGTTTTATTTACAAAAAAACCACCATATTCACTTTGATAATTTACTGTTAGTAATTGATCCAAAGCAGGGTCGTCATGCACCCATTCTTTTAACCTTTCTAACTTCAAACTCCAGTCATTTTGATGTGCGATATTTTGAAAGGGCATATATAATGGAATTTCATGATAGAGTTTTATTGAACTCATTTCTTCAATCGCTTTATAATATTTCTTCGCACTGTCAAATATTTCTTGGGCATTTGCAACTGTGGTGAAACGCTTACCGATGATGGGATTAAACATACCGGCCGCTACCAAACTAGAAGTTTGTTGCAAATTGGGGTCAATACACAAACATGAAAGCCCTGCCTTTTTTAGGCTCCAATACATGCTGCATCCCGCAAGCCCCATCCCTATTATAATGGTATCAACTTGAAGCATAAGCTAATCTTTTATCTGGCAATATTTGCTTGGGTCTCATTGCTACTATTAATACACGTATCATTTGTGGCACAAAAGTATTTGTATAATAGGGTATCACAAAATTGAAAAAAATGGTTTTGATATTTGCCCACCAATCTTATCTTTGCTCCCGATTAACAAGACATTTTTGCGGATGTGGCGTAATTGGTAGCCGTGCCAGACTTAGGATCTGGTGCCGAAAGGCGTGGGGGTTCGAGTCCCTTCATCCGCACTTTTTTCTTCAAACCCTGCATCGGTGTGACAATATTGCACACCCCGTCACCTAGGAACAATAATTGGAATCTCACCAAAAAATCAATTTTATAACGTGAACGTAGAACTCATTAAACACGACGACTTAAACGCTACCATCAAGGTATCCATTGCACCGGCTGATTATATGCCTGAGTACGAAAAATCTTTAAAGCAATATGCCAAAAACATGAATGTCCCTGGCTTCCGTCCTGGACAGGCACCGAAGAGTATGGTGGAAAAAAGATTTGGCGACAGTTTGTTTTCCGATACACTCAATGTATTGTTAGAGAAGGCTGTAACTGGGCAGCTTAAAGAAAACGAATTGGACATTTTGGGCAAACCATTGGAAAACGAAAACCAGCCCTCGCATCACGCCTTTGCAAAAGACATCGAATATAATTTTATGATCGACCTAGGTCTATCGCCAAAATTTGAACTTAATTTTGATGAGCTTGGTGGTATGGAATTGGTGAAAATCAATATCGACCAAAAAATGTTGGACGATGAAACCAAACAATTGCAACGCCGTTTTGGAAAACACGACCAAGTGGAAAACGCAGGCGATACTGATTTGGTATATGTGACCCTTACCGAGCTTGACGAAAATGGTGAAGTGCTTGAAGGTGGTGTTGCCAAAGCTACCAGCATCGGGCTTGAATTTATGAAACACGAACCTACCAAACAACAATTATTGGAAGCCAAAGTAGGTGAAGATTTTGTGGTGAATGTTTTCAATTTATTTAATGATGATATTGCCGAAATGCACCACGCACTAGATATTCCTGAAGCCGCGGTGAATGATTTGAATAAAAATTTCAAAGCCAATATTTCTCAAATATATCATATGGAATTGGCAGCTTTCGACCAAGGGCTATGGGATAAAGTATTTGGCGAAGGAACTTGCAGTGGTGAAGCAGACTTTTACGAAAAATTAAAATTAGATTTGGAAGGGTATTATAATTCACAAGGCCGTCATTTATTCGAGCATGCATTGGTCGACAAAGTAATTGAAAGCCATCAAATACCTTTGCCAGAAACATTTTTGAAACGTTGGATGCAACGGGAATTTCCCGATCAATATAATAGTGAGACCATCGACCACAAATTCGATAACGAAAAAGTAGGATTGCGTTGGCAGCTCATCAAAGAAAAAATTCAAAAAGACAATGATATAAAAGTTGAACCAGAAGAAGTGAAGCAATATATGACAACGGAGATGCGCATGCAGCTAGTCCGCTCAGGCATGTCGAATATAGAAATGTTTGAGGGTTATATACAACAAGCCGTCGAAAAATCGATGACAGAACAAGACAAATATTATAGTACACATCAAAAAGTAATGGGCGATAAAGTAGTGAGAAAATTAGGTGAACTTGTTACGGTAAAAGAAACAATTTTACCTCCTGATGTGTTCTTTGATACGATAAAGAAACATAATGAAGAACACCACAAGCACTAAGGTGCCATTTTACATTTTATAATTATTATTTTACATTTTATTTTAAAAATTTTAAATCCAAATCTAAAAAACTATAATATATGAATTACGGAAAAGAATTTCACAAGTATGCCACCAAACATCATGGCATTAGCAGTTTGAAAACAGAAACTTATATTACTAGCGAGGTTAGAGACATGACCCGCACCGTGATAGAAGAACGCCCCGTCAACTTCCGCGAGATTGACGTATTCTCTCGTTTGATGGTAGATCGCATTATTTTCTTAGGGACACAAGTAGATGATTATTTTGCCAATATTATACAAGCACAATTACTATTTCTACAGTCGATAGATGCTAAACGCGACATACAAGTATATATAAATAGCCCAGGTGGTTCAGTATATGCTGGCTTGGGTATATATGATACTATGCAATATATAACACCAAGCGTAGCAACTATATGCACAGGTATGGCAGCCAGTATGGGTGCGGTATTGATGTGTGCTGGCGACAAAGGAAAACGTGCTGCACTTAAACATAGCCGTATCATGATTCACCAACCTATGGGTGGAGCACAAGGCCAAGAAAGCGATATTGAAATCACTGCCCGCGAAATCAAGAAATTAAAAAGAGAATTATACGAAATTATCGCTACACACTCAGGCCAACCCTACGAAAAAGTAGAAGCTGATAGTGACCGCGATTACTGGATGACTGCTCAAGAAGCCAAAGATTATGGCATGATTGACGAGTTATTAGTGAAGAATAAATAATATACATATAAATTGTAAAAAGCACCTTTTATTATTCGAATAATAAAAGGTGCTTTGAATTGTTCAAAAAATGATAACATTTATTATTGGATGAGAAATTCGATTGAAACTAATTCTGTGACAAATTTTTTTTTACTACTAAATATACAAAAAATTAAATTTAGCAGTAACTTTGTTGCGTTTACTATTAAGTTTTCTTGTGCAATATTCTAATAACCATTTAATTGAAGTAAGTTGTGGGTTTGAGTTTCCAGAGGAAACTACTACTTGGGATAGTACATATTTTGGGCGTTACTTTGAAAAAATTAAATCACTGGGTTTTAATCAACGTACTGAAAGAAAGGGGGTTCAAATTAAGTTTGAAGCAAATTTGATAGATGCGAGCAAAGAACCTTTTACAACTTCGCAAGCCGAAGATCAAGTAATTTTCAGGGATGAAGAAAAAGGATTAGCTGTTCTTATAGGAAAAGGAAGAATTTCCTTCCATTGTGTTAAGAACTATATGGGATGGGAGGGATTTCTTAATGAAGTTATTAAACCATATTCAGAACTTTATAAAACTCTTGATCTTGGAAATGGTAAGCGACAATGCAGTATAGTTTATTTGAATAGATTTAATAAAGAAGTAGGAGATGGCTTGTCAGATTATTTTACTTTAATTAGCCCTTTGGAACAAAAATTTGGTGCGGAAATCATTACTTCTGTTCAAAGAATTATCTCCAATAAAAATAATTTATTGATTTCAAAATTAAATTCTCAAGTTATACAAAATATACAAAATATCAATTTAGAATGTGGTGCGGTTTGTATTGATGAGGAATGCATAAAAAATAATGATTGGATTTATCAAGCAAACCAAACGCATGAACCAATTTTTAATTTCTTCAAGGCAATAACTACAGATAATTTAAGGAATACCTTATAAAAATAATAATGGATATTACATCTCTTATAGCACCATCACACCAATATGATAAAAGTATTTTTAATCATATTTCAATTAAAAAAGAATATGCAATTCAAACATCCATATCTGAAAAAACTTTGGATTACATGATGAGTGTGTACAATAGGAATGACAATTCAAATCCTTTTAATTTTGTTTATTCACTTTTCGATTCTCAACAAATTGGCTTTGCAAAAAATCAAAGTACTATACTTGGCTTAGCAAATGAAATGTTTGCGGGCTCAAGATTGCTTAATAATTTCGAGACAGAGGCATTGATGGAAACATTCTCTCGTTTGAGTATAAAAAAACCAACACTTCTAGGTAGAAAATAACATCTCTCTCATGCCTTTTGGAGAAAATTTTGATTTAATCCTTCCTAAATATCTTGTGAATCATGATAAAGCAAGATTGCAAGATGCGTTAAAGAAATTCATTCCAGATGGAGGCAATAAAAGAGGAGAAATAGATTATACAAATTTCTATAAAAATTCGAGTCAAACAGTTTTTTTACAATCAGACTTAATTAAAGAAATTAGGTATGCTAATTGGAATAATGAAAACTCAATTTATGAAAAGGAGTATATAAATGCAATTATTATTTCTAATTCTTGCGATATTTCTTTTCAAAACGAGCATTCATATAATATAAAACAGTGTCTATTTGCTCCTTTAATAGATTTCAATGAATATCTAAATACTTTAAAAGCTAAAGGACACGATGCTGAAAAAATAAGTGCCGCTAGTCAAACTATTAAATCTCAATTGGTATCAAATATACTATATTTACCTAATAATGAAAATGATAATAAAGAATATATTGTACTATTTGATAATATATTTTGGTTTCCTACAATTGAATTAAATTCTTACATAGAGCAAATGGAAGAAAATAAAATATCGTCTTTGGGGCTTTTTGGATATTATTTATTTATCTTAAAACTTTCATATCATTTATGCCGTTTACCCGATGAATATGATAATAGATAAGAATCAATGGGATGTTCTAAT
This window contains:
- the clpP gene encoding ATP-dependent Clp endopeptidase proteolytic subunit ClpP encodes the protein MNYGKEFHKYATKHHGISSLKTETYITSEVRDMTRTVIEERPVNFREIDVFSRLMVDRIIFLGTQVDDYFANIIQAQLLFLQSIDAKRDIQVYINSPGGSVYAGLGIYDTMQYITPSVATICTGMAASMGAVLMCAGDKGKRAALKHSRIMIHQPMGGAQGQESDIEITAREIKKLKRELYEIIATHSGQPYEKVEADSDRDYWMTAQEAKDYGMIDELLVKNK
- a CDS encoding FAD-dependent oxidoreductase — protein: MLQVDTIIIGMGLAGCSMYWSLKKAGLSCLCIDPNLQQTSSLVAAGMFNPIIGKRFTTVANAQEIFDSAKKYYKAIEEMSSIKLYHEIPLYMPFQNIAHQNDWSLKLERLKEWVHDDPALDQLLTVNYQSEYGGFFVNKTGYLDSNLYVNTTLEYCKKNSELLVERIDYEKLNVNDKIYNNYQAKYIIFCEGSKAGSNPFVKQEFLNSAKGQLLWGQASSSIPQIIYNGKIYIVPTANNQFICGATYEWVYIDDEPNEFGKEYLIHELNKVLKYDYTIIDHKAAVRPTVIDRKPVVGNFDPENKELYILNGLGTKGVILAPHLANLITENIVNNKEIPTEYSIYRFTL
- the tig gene encoding trigger factor, which codes for MNVELIKHDDLNATIKVSIAPADYMPEYEKSLKQYAKNMNVPGFRPGQAPKSMVEKRFGDSLFSDTLNVLLEKAVTGQLKENELDILGKPLENENQPSHHAFAKDIEYNFMIDLGLSPKFELNFDELGGMELVKINIDQKMLDDETKQLQRRFGKHDQVENAGDTDLVYVTLTELDENGEVLEGGVAKATSIGLEFMKHEPTKQQLLEAKVGEDFVVNVFNLFNDDIAEMHHALDIPEAAVNDLNKNFKANISQIYHMELAAFDQGLWDKVFGEGTCSGEADFYEKLKLDLEGYYNSQGRHLFEHALVDKVIESHQIPLPETFLKRWMQREFPDQYNSETIDHKFDNEKVGLRWQLIKEKIQKDNDIKVEPEEVKQYMTTEMRMQLVRSGMSNIEMFEGYIQQAVEKSMTEQDKYYSTHQKVMGDKVVRKLGELVTVKETILPPDVFFDTIKKHNEEHHKH
- a CDS encoding TIGR04255 family protein, whose translation is MRLLLSFLVQYSNNHLIEVSCGFEFPEETTTWDSTYFGRYFEKIKSLGFNQRTERKGVQIKFEANLIDASKEPFTTSQAEDQVIFRDEEKGLAVLIGKGRISFHCVKNYMGWEGFLNEVIKPYSELYKTLDLGNGKRQCSIVYLNRFNKEVGDGLSDYFTLISPLEQKFGAEIITSVQRIISNKNNLLISKLNSQVIQNIQNINLECGAVCIDEECIKNNDWIYQANQTHEPIFNFFKAITTDNLRNTL